Part of the Maridesulfovibrio sp. genome, TAAAATATTCTGAGCAGGTCTCCGGAGAATTCCTGAGGATACAAGCCGACATAAAGCGCCCGTGCGCCGATAATGCCGCTGACAACTGCGATTATTCCGGTAACCGGAGCCAGTTTGTAATCCAGCTCCCAAAGCCTTGCCGCACGCATGGCCCAGCCAATACCCAGCAGGCACCCGGCAGTGATGTACACGCTGTAGGCATAAATGTTTATGGAGCCTATGCTGAACAGGGTCGGATTCATCTTATTTAGTCTTGTAAAATGAGATGATCATGGCAAAAGCGCCCAGACAGATTGCAATATCCGCTACATTGAAAGCCGGGTAGTGATGTGATCCATAGTAAAAATCCAGAAAGTCAGTAACCTGATGATAGAGAATCCGGTCGATTAAATTACCAATAGCACCGCCTAGCACTAACCCAAGGCCCACAATCTGGAATTTATCCTTTTCCCCAACAGACTTAAGCAGCATTCCGATTGCGACCAGTGCAACAATGGTAACCACAATAAAAAAATTACGCTGCCAAGTAATATCAGCACGGTTCAAGAAACCGAATGCAGCGCCCTTATTGACCACGTGCACCAGATTAAATAATCCGGGAATGACAGTTTCTGAAGTCCAGAGGACCATCTTTTCACGGACTGCAATCTTGGTGATTTGGTCCAAGATTAAAGTTGCAGCAGAGATAATCCCCGCTAAAAAATATTTATTCATTCGAAGGTCGCCCTAACATGCTACTTTGCGAAGCACACTAAAAAGTTTTGGGATTCTTAAACTCTTTTTCAAAAGGGTTTAAGCCGCCGGAGGCATTCTTCAAAAATGCCCCCGTCCTTGCAAGAAGGGCGGGGGCATTTACTTATTCAATTTACAAAGAGCGAGAAACTAACCGGCCAGAACGGCTGCGCAACGCGGGCAGAGTTCGGGATGTTCAGCATTTGTGCCGAGAGTGTCGTATCTCCAGCAGCGGCTGCATTTTTCGCCCTGTGCCTTTTCGACCTTGATGGCGAGTCCTTCAAGTTCTTCAGGCTTAACTGCATCGTCGGAAGCTTCGGCCAGCGGCTTGATTTCAACACCGGAGACAATGAAGAATTCGCGACGCTCGATACCTTCCAGAGCCTTGGCTATGTCTTCGTTGGCAAAGAGGGTGATCTTGGTGTCCAGAGAGTGACCGATTACCTTTTCGCGGCGCAGAGGCTCGATTGCTTTGGTGACTTCGGTACGAACGTCCATGAGCAGTTCCCATCTTTTGCGCTCGGCATCGTCGATGGAAGGCTTGAGGAGCTCGGGACGGATAGCGAATACAGTTTCAGCAGATCCTTTCATTTCTTCAGGCATGTGGGAATATGCTTCCTCAGCAGTGAAGGAAAGGATAGGTGCCATATCCTTAAGCAGCATGAGCATGGTCTGCCAGAGTACGGTCTGTGCGGAGCGGCGTTCGAGGCTCTTCTCGCCGGACACGTAGAGTCTGTCCTTGATAATATCAAGGTAGAAGGCAGACAGCTCGGTGGTGCAGAGGTTGTGCAGGGTATGGTAAACTTTGTGGAATTCAAAGTTTGTGTAAGCTTTCTGGATTACTTCATGCTGACGGTTGACCAGATCAAGAGCGAAATGGTCGATGGGCAGCATGTCTGCGGGTGCGACTGCGTCAACTTCGGGATTGAAACCGTCAAGGTTGCCGAGAATGTAACGGCAGGTGTTACGTACACGACGGTAAGTATCGACCATGCGGCTCAGGATTTCGTCGGAGATACGGACGTCTTCCTGATAGTTAACTGCGGAAACCCACATACGCAGGATCTCAGCACCATGCTGGTCAATGATTTCCTGCGGTGCGATTACGTTACCGATGGATTTGGACATCTTGCGGCCGTCCTTATCAACTACGTAACCGTGAGTAAGTACGGTCTTGTAGGGAGGCACGTCGCGGGTACCAACGGAAGCGAGCAGTGAGCTGTGGAACCATCCGCGATGCTGGTCGGAACCTTCGAGGTACAGATCAGCGGGGAAGCGGTGTTCCTTACGTTTTTCAACAACAGCAGCGTAACTGGTACCGGAATCAAACCATACGTCGAGGATGTCGTCTTCCTTGGCCCAGTGGGTGCCGCCGCATTTGGGGCATTTGAGACCTGCAGGAGCGATTTCTTCAACTGATTTTTCAAACCAGTAGTCACAGCCGTGTTCGTGTTTTTCAAATTCGTCTACTACGGAGAAAACCCATTCAGGTTCATTGTATACCTCATCGCAGTCCTGACAAATCAGGGCTATAATGGGTACACCCCAGTTGCGCTGACGGGAGATACACCAGTCAGGGCGGTTTTCAACCATGCTGTAGATACGGTTTTCACCCCATGCGGGAATCCAATCAACATCATCTTTGATGGCTTTGAGAGCTTTTTTGCGCAGGTCGTTTTCTTCCATGCCGATGAACCACTGGGTGGTTGCGCGGAAGATGACCGGCTCTTTACAGCGCCAGCAATGGGGATAGGAGTGGGATATTTTTTCCTGTGCCAGCAGGTTGCCCACTTCTTGGAGCTTTTCGATTACTTTGGGGTTTGCTTCCCAAACATTCATTCCGGCGAAGAATTCTACTTCCTTGAGGAACACACCGCTGTTATTCATCGGGGAGTAAACTTCAAGTCCGTATTTAAGACCGGTTTCAAAGTCTTCGCGACCATGACCGGGGGCAGTATGAACACAACCGGTACCGGAATCGAGAGTTACGTAATTGGCGAGAACAATGGGGGACTCGCGATCGTAAATGGGGTGTTTGGCTATTGCGCCTTCAAGTTTGGCACCTTCTACAGTTGCCAGAACATTCCAGCTTTCCCAACCGAAGGATTCTGCGCAGACGGGCAGCAGTCTTTCAGCGAGAATGTAGATGTCACCGTTAACTTCGGCAACAACGTATTCAAATTCAGGGTGAACAGCCACAGCCATGTTGTCGGGGATGGTCCAGGGAGTGGTGGTCCAGATACACACGTAGGTGCGGGACAGGTCTACTTTGGATGCAACATCTTCGGGCAGTGCTTTCAGAACTTTTTCATCATTCAGCGGGAAGCGTACGTAGATGGAAGGAGAAGTGTGATCTTCGTATTCAACTTCCGCTTCAGCAAGAGCGGTACGGCAGTCGCAGCACCAGTGAATGGGCTTCTTACCACGGATAACAGATCCTTTTTCCATGAAACGACCCAGTTCACGAGCGGTTGCTGCTTCGTATTCGGGCTTCATGGTCAGGTATGGATCTTCCCAGTTACCAAGTACGCCGAGGCGTTTGAATTCCTTGCGCTGAATATCAACAAACTTTGCTGCGTATTCGCGGCAGAGTTTGCGGATAACAGTGGTGGGCAGTTCTTTTTTCTTTTTCTTGAGTTCCTGCTCAACCTTGTGCTCGATGGGCAGGCCGTGGCAGTCCCAGCCGGGAACGTATTCGGCTTTCATGCCCTGCAGGTTGCGGGACTTAACGATAATGTCCTTGAGAACCTTGTTCATGGCTGTACCCATGTGAATGTGGCCGTTAGCATACGGGGGGCCGTCGTGAAGGACGTACTGCTCGGCGTCAGCGTTTGCTTCAACCATTTTTTCGTACACCCCGGTTTCCTCCCAGCTTTTGAGCATTTCGGGCTCGCGCTGTTTGAGGTTAGCCTTCATGGGAAATTTTGTCTTGGGCAGACACAGGGTCTTTTTATAATCGCTCATGACTGGAAAAGTCCTCCGGAACTCTCTTAAGGATATGATATTTGATTAAAAGCCGTTTAAGTATTCACGTTAACGATAACGATTATGTTCAAAATAAAAAGCTGATATTTCGGCTTATTAACAAGGATATGAACAAAATTCGGCACGCTATGGAAAAGTAAAAACAGCCATTCTTGCGTAAACTTGAAAAATAAAAAATGCTCAAAAATGAGCGGCGTTATCTTTAAACAAGGCGTGATGGAAGTCAACCCGGAGTTGCTTCTTATTAATTAAAGGGAAATGAGTCCTTCAATGGTTGCTGCTTTTTCGTAGATATTCAGGATTACATCAGAGCTGTTGGCATGGATGACAACGGTTACGCTGGTATATTTGCCTGTCTTAGAGTCTTTTTCTGTATATGGAAAACCGTCAATCATTGACTTGAGTTCAACCAGAGACTTGCAGGGAACGATAAATTTAAAAGTGTAGTCGCAGGGCCATTCGTGATGCTCATCAAGGGCCGCTTTAAATTGTTCGATGGAATGCGCCATGTTTATCTCCTTATATTTAAATTGGAATATATTTTTTTATGCTGTGGCTTCGATCAAGGGAAGAAGTTGATACCTCTTGTCGGGCAATGTTGATATATGGATCGGATATGGTGCTGTCAATGGTATGAAAAAAAGTTTTTTCCCTTGTCCCTAAAGGAAATTACTGCTTTGTCGATACAGTAAGCAGGTGTTCCTAAAATTATACTGTAAGGATAGGGCGGAAAAATGAGTAAAAAAAATCTCCACGCAACCAACTTTAGGAAAGTTCTTGAATTATTTAATGATGGGCATGACCGCGAAGCGGAAAGTCTTTTAAGGATTATTCAGGAAGACTATCTTAATATGTATGAGGAAAATAAAGAGTTGCGATCTCAGATTAAAGAGGTTGCCGAGATTCTTGACCTTGCGGAATGCATGGAGTTTGACGGACAGAAATATTGGATTGATGAGGATAATGAAAAAACTGGTCCTTATTGCCAGGTTTGCTATGACCGTGATGGAGTCCTGATCAGGCTTCAGGAACGGTCCAAGCACTGGGAGTGTTATTCCTGCCAGAATCTCTTCGTCAAAATGCCTACCGGCAATTTCATCCATAAAAGCAGGCCCAAGAAAGAGTCAAAGCCGTTGCTTAGACTTTTCAGTTAAGAAAAACACTTTATTTTCCAGTCCTTAATATACACCTTGAAGCGGAATTGCCCAGTATTGAGCAATTCCGCTTCTATTTTGTTCATATATTTCAAGTCTGGATTTGGGAAGATGGCTATACGAAATTGTAACAGAAATGTGGTGGATAAAATTTAAATCAGAATTTATGGGGTGTTTGCCCAGTGTGTAAGTTGATACATGCAAACAATGGAGATCACAGCCCTATGGTTCTCAATGAACGGCATATGCTGCTCTTGAAGCATATCAAAAGCTACTCAAAAATTGACAGATATCATGGCCTGTTGCCTAAACGGGAAACTTATTTGTACGACCCGGAACTCATCCGTGAACTTTTAAAATCCGGATTGATAGACGAGGGCAGTATCTGCACTTCCTGCGGGAATAATCTTGAAGGGTACAGGGTATCACGAAAGGCTGAGAAAGAATGTAATAGATTCGGTGAGGAAGTAAAAGATAAAGACTGGGAAACATTCTGCGGTTTAGATATTGAAATTAATGAAATACTTGATAAAATTCATGTTCGTGCTTTAATTGATATATTTCATCTTTCAAGAATTTCTCTTTTTCGGGGCATAGCTCCAAAGAGCATTATGCAGGAAGCCTTTACCTCCGATATTCTCAATGTTTTGCTTGATGTCGGGTATATCAACAAAATTTCTCTTAAGGGGCCGGCGATATTATATGAAAGCGGTTTTGTGCTGGCGGACCGGGCTTCGCGCATGCTTAAGCAGGCCGGTTATGTAAAATAGTTTTTATGGTCTTGGCTTCAAGGGCAGTGAGTTTACTCATTGCCCTTTTTTTATTCCGGCTGTTAAAATGTTGCCGCAATTGTCTTTATGTTGGATTTAATAACATCGTTGGGTTACTATCCACAAAACAGAACTCAAACCGAGAGGTATATATATGTCTGGTAAATTTTTGTGCATCCATGGACATTTTTATCAACCGCCACGTGAAGATCCGTGGTTGGATATGATTTTTCCTGAAGGAAGTGCGGCTCCATTCCGGCATTGGAATGAACGTATCTGCCGCGAAAGTTACGGGCCATTGGCCTGGGCCAGACGTATGGGAGGCAACGGCATTTTTGACATCCTGAACTGTTATGAATGGATGAGCTTCAATGTGGGACCTACATTGTTTCGTTGGATCGAACGGTCAGAGCCGGATCTTTATGCAAAGATTCTTGAAGGTGATGCCTTGAGTCTCAAGCGTTGGGGGCACGGTAATGCTATTGCTCAGATATACCACCACGTAATCATGCCGCTTGCTTCAGAGCTGGACCGCAATGCCGAAGTTGCCTGGGCAATTGCGGACTTTGAATCCCGTTTTAAGCGCAGACCGGAAGGCATGTGGCTATCTGAGACCGCTTGTAACACAGATACACTTGAAACCCTTGCCGAACATGGTATTGCCTTCACTTTGCTGGCTCCCCGGCAAGCGGAGGCTATTGCTGAACTTGGAACTGATGATTGGCGCGAAGTTGATGAGTATTCTATAAACATAAAAGAGCCATACCTTGTGGAATTGCCTTCAGGTAAGACCATTTCCGTTTTCTTCTACGATGGCGGACTTTCGCAGGCCATTGCTTTTGAAGGACTGCTTAAAAATGGAGATGAGTTCTGGAACAAGCTTTCAGGGGCATCTGCAGAAGGACTTCTTTCTATCGGTACTGACGGTGAGACGTACGGGCATCATGTGGAGTTCGGCGAAATGGCGCTGGCTTATGTGCTGGCTCAAGCCATTGAAGGACGAGATGAAATTTCGTTGCTCAACTACGGGGCGTATCTTGAAAAGCATCCTCCGACCCGCAAGGTGAAGGTACGGGAGGATTCTTCATGGAGTTGTTATCACGGTGTCGAACGTTGGCGAAATGATTGCGGCTGTTGTACCGGAGGGCATCCTGACTGGAATCAACAGTGGAGAAAACCTCTCAGGGAAGGGCTTGATGCAATCAAGAATTTGATGAACGCCCACTATTTCAATCACGGAGATAAGATTTTCAGGGACGCCCGCAAGGCTTTGGTTGAATATGGAACAGTTCTGAGCGGTATTGTTACCGAAGAAGAATTCTTCAAGAAGAACTTTAAGGTTTCTGAAGGCAGTGCCGAAGCCGATATGGGCTGGAAGCTTCTTTCCATGCAGAAATGGGCTCTTTCGTCTTTTGCGAGCTGCGGTTGGTTTTTTGATGATCTGGCCCGTTTGGAGCCGGTGAACAATATGAGCTTTGCCCTGCGGGCAATTGAAATTGCTCAGGAAACAGGGTTGATCGGCATGGAAGAAAAATTCCTTTCCATAGCCGGGGAAGCAAGGTCCAATGAAGAGCGTTACGGTTCTACCGTTGACCTTTGGAACAGTAAGATTAAGCCTCAGAGTGAAACTCCGGGAAGCTTGATCGGGCAGGCATTAGCCCGTTTGTATGTTGAAGGCGTCTTCCCTTTACCCGGTGAAGAAGGGCGGATTGAATGGCCTGGTGTTTCTGTTTCCATCAGGGTTAACGATTCTTCTCTGGTCATGGCTCGCGGTGAAGCGGAGATTCGCTGGCAGCTTGAGTCAGAAGTTAAAGAGTATAGCTGGAAATGGGAGAAGAGCGCACGTGTTCTTACCGGATCGGTTGAAATATCACTTCCTGCCGGACAAACTGAACATTATCCGCTCACTGAGATATCATGGAAGAAAAAGCAGTCCTTGTCCCTTACCTGGGTTGACAGATTTGCTCATAAATCATGGGAAGCTCAGATATTGAATACGGGGTGTGGCCCTGTTCTTTTTAATGATTTTGAAGATTACCAGACCTCTCAGACATGGGCTCCCCGCTGGCGTAAATTATGGGCCGGACTTGCTTGGAATTACATTTTTTCCGGTGATAATGTAGGTAAAGATTCTCTTGATTTTATGAGAGATGTCGGGCGGGATCATCCTGATCTTGACTATTTTATAGAGCAACTTGCTAAACAGCTCTGCACTATGCTGCACAATGATCTCACATTTTGGGACAGCATTCGTGGAGTTGTCGAACGTGCTCGTAATCTTGAATTACCGCTTGATCTATGGAAACTCCAGAATTGCTACTGGGATAAGATCCTGATCGGGGAAAACGATCCTGATCTGGCAAAAATGATTGGTTTTGATTTGTAGCTATCTTTAAAAATTGAAAAAGAAAAAGGTCCGTTGAAATTCATTCAACGGACCTTTTTTATTGATTAATTTAACTAAAAAACTAAAACTCATAAACCGAACCGGACCCCAAAGGCACGACTTCGCAGGAAAGCCTTTCTTTCAGGAATTCAAAACCGTCTTTCCCGGTACAATGTCCGGGGGAGATCATTTTAGGATTGAATTCCTCAATTACCTTGGCGGTATTTTCATATTCCGACTTATCAGCAGAATACAGGTGAAGACCGCCGATGATTGCGTGTACGGAATCTATTCCGGTCAGGTCACGCATATGGTAGAGCGAATTGGCCAGACCGCTGTGACAGCAGCCGAGTACTACAACCGGGCCGGAATTACTCATGAGCAGCATAAAAGCGTCATCACGGACATGATCGACATCGGTCATTTCCTGATCAATGAATAAATCCTTAGTCGCTTCAAATAAGCCTTCACGGCGCGGGATTTCTGTGATCATGAACAATCCGTCTTCCAGCTCAACATTATCACGAACAATTATGGTTCCCGGATATTCGCAATGGAAAGACGCATCCTTGGCGGAACCGTCATCTTCCTTGGTGTACCGTTTGTTTGCAAAATCAGGATGAGCATAAACAGGCCCCATGAAATCAGCATCCATGAGGGCATCCATGCCTCCGGTATGATCCCAGTGACCGTGGCTGAGTGCCAGACCTTTGGCCTTGCTGACATCAATATTCATGGCGTCGGCATTTTTCAGGAAAAGGTCGCTTGCGCTGCAATCCCAGAGCCAGAGGTCATTTCCCGGAAGTTCAAGGGCCATGGAAAGCCCCCATTCCTTACCAAGATCTGCATTCAGGGATTCATTGTCACAAAGAACGGAGATTCTGCACGGTTCGGTGTATTGTCCTGTTATCTCGATGGCCATTTTTGAGGATCATCCTTGAAGAGCTTGTAGTTGATGGAGTCCACAAGGGCCTGCCAGCTCGCTTCAATGATGTTGTGGCTGACGCCCATGGTGGTCCACTGGCTTTTACCGTCAGTGGATTCAATAAGCAGACGGACGTTGGAACTCGTTCCAGCTGCCTGACGTACAGCTCCGGACAATACTCTTACCTTAAAGTCCTGTAAACGAACTTCTTTTAATGACGGATAGAAGGGCTCAAGTGCTTTGCGCAACGCTTTGTCGAGGGCGTTAACCGGACCGTCTCCTGAAGCTGCGGTATGGTTTTCCTGGCCATGAACTTTAACGATGACAGTTGCTTCGGAAAAAGGTTCTGAATCGTTTTTGCGTTTGGCATCTACCACGAAGAAGTTGATGAACTCAAAGTAGCGTTTAGACCAGCCCATGGCTTTGAAGAAGAGCAGTTCAAAGGAAGCTTCGGCCGCAGAATATTCAAATCCTATGGATTCACGTTCCTTGATGTCAGCCAGAATGGTCTGAACCGCAGGGTCGTTTTTATCAAGATCGTAACCGTACTGCTTGGCCTTGTAGAGCACGTTGCTTTTACCGGAAAGGTCTGAAAGCAGCACACGGCGGTCATTACCTACCAGCAGGGGATCAATGTGTTCGTAGCTGGTGGAATCCTTGAGCACAGCACTGACATGAATGCCTCCCTTATGCGCGAACGCAGCCTGTCCAACAAAGGGCTGACGCAGGAAGGGGCGCAGGTTGGCGATTTCAGTGATATAGGTGGAAGTTTCCTTAAGCTTGGTCAGCCTATCTTGGCCAATGGTCTCATAGCCGAGCTTGAGTTCAAGGTTGGGAATGATGGAGCAGAGGTTTGCATTACCGCAACGCTCGCCATATCCATTCATGGTTCCTTGAATCTGAACTGCACCGTTTTTAACAGCTGCAAGTGAGTTCGCTACAGCGAGATCACAGTCGTTATGGGCATGGATACCGATGTTACAACCGGGAATTTTATCTAATACGGTCCTGCAGGCTTCAACTATTTCTTCGGGCATAGATCCGCCGTTTGTGTCACAGAGGACAAGAACATCGGCTCCGGCTTCGTGTGCAGCCTTTAGGCAATTAAGAGTGAATTCCGGGTTGGCTTTGAAGCCGTCAAAGAAGTGCTCGGCATCAAAGAACAGTTCTTCTACATGCGGACGCAGGTA contains:
- a CDS encoding DUF493 family protein, producing MAHSIEQFKAALDEHHEWPCDYTFKFIVPCKSLVELKSMIDGFPYTEKDSKTGKYTSVTVVIHANSSDVILNIYEKAATIEGLISL
- the ileS gene encoding isoleucine--tRNA ligase: MSDYKKTLCLPKTKFPMKANLKQREPEMLKSWEETGVYEKMVEANADAEQYVLHDGPPYANGHIHMGTAMNKVLKDIIVKSRNLQGMKAEYVPGWDCHGLPIEHKVEQELKKKKKELPTTVIRKLCREYAAKFVDIQRKEFKRLGVLGNWEDPYLTMKPEYEAATARELGRFMEKGSVIRGKKPIHWCCDCRTALAEAEVEYEDHTSPSIYVRFPLNDEKVLKALPEDVASKVDLSRTYVCIWTTTPWTIPDNMAVAVHPEFEYVVAEVNGDIYILAERLLPVCAESFGWESWNVLATVEGAKLEGAIAKHPIYDRESPIVLANYVTLDSGTGCVHTAPGHGREDFETGLKYGLEVYSPMNNSGVFLKEVEFFAGMNVWEANPKVIEKLQEVGNLLAQEKISHSYPHCWRCKEPVIFRATTQWFIGMEENDLRKKALKAIKDDVDWIPAWGENRIYSMVENRPDWCISRQRNWGVPIIALICQDCDEVYNEPEWVFSVVDEFEKHEHGCDYWFEKSVEEIAPAGLKCPKCGGTHWAKEDDILDVWFDSGTSYAAVVEKRKEHRFPADLYLEGSDQHRGWFHSSLLASVGTRDVPPYKTVLTHGYVVDKDGRKMSKSIGNVIAPQEIIDQHGAEILRMWVSAVNYQEDVRISDEILSRMVDTYRRVRNTCRYILGNLDGFNPEVDAVAPADMLPIDHFALDLVNRQHEVIQKAYTNFEFHKVYHTLHNLCTTELSAFYLDIIKDRLYVSGEKSLERRSAQTVLWQTMLMLLKDMAPILSFTAEEAYSHMPEEMKGSAETVFAIRPELLKPSIDDAERKRWELLMDVRTEVTKAIEPLRREKVIGHSLDTKITLFANEDIAKALEGIERREFFIVSGVEIKPLAEASDDAVKPEELEGLAIKVEKAQGEKCSRCWRYDTLGTNAEHPELCPRCAAVLAG
- the cimA gene encoding citramalate synthase encodes the protein MKQIKIYDTTLRDGTQSEEINLSVQDKVRITRKLDDLGVHYVEGGWPGSNATDKEFFQEIQNYALKHCKVSAFGSTHMNRLTPENDPNLNSLIESGAKVMSIFGKTWDFHATSALNVTLERNIELISNSIGYLRPHVEELFFDAEHFFDGFKANPEFTLNCLKAAHEAGADVLVLCDTNGGSMPEEIVEACRTVLDKIPGCNIGIHAHNDCDLAVANSLAAVKNGAVQIQGTMNGYGERCGNANLCSIIPNLELKLGYETIGQDRLTKLKETSTYITEIANLRPFLRQPFVGQAAFAHKGGIHVSAVLKDSTSYEHIDPLLVGNDRRVLLSDLSGKSNVLYKAKQYGYDLDKNDPAVQTILADIKERESIGFEYSAAEASFELLFFKAMGWSKRYFEFINFFVVDAKRKNDSEPFSEATVIVKVHGQENHTAASGDGPVNALDKALRKALEPFYPSLKEVRLQDFKVRVLSGAVRQAAGTSSNVRLLIESTDGKSQWTTMGVSHNIIEASWQALVDSINYKLFKDDPQKWPSR
- the lspA gene encoding signal peptidase II codes for the protein MNKYFLAGIISAATLILDQITKIAVREKMVLWTSETVIPGLFNLVHVVNKGAAFGFLNRADITWQRNFFIVVTIVALVAIGMLLKSVGEKDKFQIVGLGLVLGGAIGNLIDRILYHQVTDFLDFYYGSHHYPAFNVADIAICLGAFAMIISFYKTK
- a CDS encoding DUF3536 domain-containing protein, which encodes MSGKFLCIHGHFYQPPREDPWLDMIFPEGSAAPFRHWNERICRESYGPLAWARRMGGNGIFDILNCYEWMSFNVGPTLFRWIERSEPDLYAKILEGDALSLKRWGHGNAIAQIYHHVIMPLASELDRNAEVAWAIADFESRFKRRPEGMWLSETACNTDTLETLAEHGIAFTLLAPRQAEAIAELGTDDWREVDEYSINIKEPYLVELPSGKTISVFFYDGGLSQAIAFEGLLKNGDEFWNKLSGASAEGLLSIGTDGETYGHHVEFGEMALAYVLAQAIEGRDEISLLNYGAYLEKHPPTRKVKVREDSSWSCYHGVERWRNDCGCCTGGHPDWNQQWRKPLREGLDAIKNLMNAHYFNHGDKIFRDARKALVEYGTVLSGIVTEEEFFKKNFKVSEGSAEADMGWKLLSMQKWALSSFASCGWFFDDLARLEPVNNMSFALRAIEIAQETGLIGMEEKFLSIAGEARSNEERYGSTVDLWNSKIKPQSETPGSLIGQALARLYVEGVFPLPGEEGRIEWPGVSVSIRVNDSSLVMARGEAEIRWQLESEVKEYSWKWEKSARVLTGSVEISLPAGQTEHYPLTEISWKKKQSLSLTWVDRFAHKSWEAQILNTGCGPVLFNDFEDYQTSQTWAPRWRKLWAGLAWNYIFSGDNVGKDSLDFMRDVGRDHPDLDYFIEQLAKQLCTMLHNDLTFWDSIRGVVERARNLELPLDLWKLQNCYWDKILIGENDPDLAKMIGFDL
- a CDS encoding MBL fold metallo-hydrolase translates to MAIEITGQYTEPCRISVLCDNESLNADLGKEWGLSMALELPGNDLWLWDCSASDLFLKNADAMNIDVSKAKGLALSHGHWDHTGGMDALMDADFMGPVYAHPDFANKRYTKEDDGSAKDASFHCEYPGTIIVRDNVELEDGLFMITEIPRREGLFEATKDLFIDQEMTDVDHVRDDAFMLLMSNSGPVVVLGCCHSGLANSLYHMRDLTGIDSVHAIIGGLHLYSADKSEYENTAKVIEEFNPKMISPGHCTGKDGFEFLKERLSCEVVPLGSGSVYEF